From a single Pseudophryne corroboree isolate aPseCor3 chromosome 6, aPseCor3.hap2, whole genome shotgun sequence genomic region:
- the LOC134934335 gene encoding histone H4, translating into MSGRGKGGKGLGKGGAKRHRKVLRDNIQGITKPAIRRLARRGGVKRISGLIYEETRGVLKVFLENVIRDAVTYTEHAKRKTVTAMDVVYALKRQGRTLYGFGG; encoded by the coding sequence ATGTCTGGCAGAGGTAAAGGTGGAAAGGGGCTCGGGAAAGGAGGCGCTAAGCGTCACAGGAAGGTGCTGCGGGATAACATCCAGGGCATCACAAAGCCTGCTATCCGCCGTCTAGCACGGAGAGGAGGCGTGAAGCGCATCTCCGGCCTCATCTACGAGGAGACCCGCGGGGTGCTGAAGGTGTTTCTGGAGAACGTGATCCGGGACGCCGTCACCTACACCGAGCACGCTAAGAGGAAGACTGTCACCGCCatggatgtggtctatgctctcaagcgccagggACGCACTCTGTATGGCTTCGGAGGCTAA
- the LOC134934337 gene encoding histone H4, whose translation MSGRGKGGKGLGKGGAKRHRKVLRDNIQGITKPAIRRLARRGGVKRISGLIYEETRGVLKVFLENVIRDAVTYTEHAKRKTVTAMDVVYALKRQGRTLYGFGG comes from the coding sequence ATGTCAGGCAGAGGTAAAGGAGGTAAGGGGCTCGGGAAAGGAGGTGCCAAGCGCCACAGGAAGGTGCTGCGGGATAACATCCAGGGCATCACCAAGCCTGCCATCCGCCGCCTGGCCCGGAGAGGAGGCGTGAAGCGCATCTCCGGCCTCATCTACGAGGAGACCCGCGGGGTGCTGAAGGTGTTTCTGGAGAACGTGATCCGGGACGCAGTCACCTACACCGAGCACGCTAAGAGGAAGACTGTCACCGCtatggatgtggtctatgctctcaagcgccagggCCGCACTCTGTATGGCTTCGGAGGCTGA